In Solanum lycopersicum chromosome 5, SLM_r2.1, the following are encoded in one genomic region:
- the LOC101253285 gene encoding protein ESSENTIAL FOR POTEXVIRUS ACCUMULATION 1-like encodes MAEGNLDLPDDLLSSKTSDHSKGNDDNKPFMGQLDISKDQPMVDSSIPLSPQWLYVKPSDTKMEPRPPSSLSLGSSVDSSQKDAWRTDVPEDKKDWRRTTMETESSRRWREEERETGLLGRRERRKTDRRAEHDVNNRNSGVDTRRDNKWSSRWGPDDKEKENRTEKRIDVDKEDVHNDGQTFVANHTVSERESDSRDKWRPRYKMEGNSAAPSSYRAAPGFGQERGKVEGSNVGFNLGRGRSTGTIIRTSSGGAIGASPFENSVPGKSGISTGIISYPRGKALDIYRRQKLGSSLCSMPENMEEAPPVTQVIAIEPLAFVVPDAEEEAVFNDIWKGKITGGGVSNNSFRKGQSMDNVTETGDTEPNNTKIGAPSADVTEETVDGLLKTSIRVEEANTYSFVYENGVRVKFDGGDNHEGQKDNHSEAIAADGSLLTRERADNSDCFKYISGSQFDISMQSLPDSGATKTPIFENSQHVAFDGSLKVSDDSNSAFVKSSSEIYWNNLLGRGIPPEELSLYYRDPQGEIQGPFLGADIISWFDQGFFGMDLLVRLEDAPEDSPFFELCDVMPHLKFEHEHVGNTNLSQAEPSAVLEGKLDPDLRSSASVPEMVGYSAFDGSSWPPSDFDGIGGHRVQSIPDHPARQFKPAYLHSEDFNNFVAQDEEIVFPGRPGSGGNAIGKTSTGLTDPSKIHRATPSAICEGGVPDHEGTLHPLGLLWSELEGTAGKNGPIFDVPFRGSGQDQVLNSGAARVGPFGAKTDSTSALETWTDAYRRNAGSELNIYHDAMDASRLLHQDHELNRFELADKMFPQQLQQQRPHNLISSHNSHLNEAMMERGKNHNSIHQPQLASQTGQDLEHFMALQLQQQRQLLQLQQLQQQQQFHQQQMLMKEQESHARQLVLEQLLQRQVHDPSHTQSRLDAIRHSSALEQVLIEQQILSELQQRPHLPPRHAEPSIEHLIQAKFGQIPHQGPQNDLMELLSRAKHGQLHPLEHQALQQEQAHERLRQRLEMEEDRQIGAVWPADETGQYLRNSGVARRANSGFGSLDIYQQQQMPPAEEHVSHLQRNLSMQDRIQRGLYDTGFLPLERTMSVPGGGPGVNLDAINPLVRAQGLEMQDPNSRMHSAGHMPGFSSGIHLQSPHRPLFSSQFHAPNVDTIENHWSERNGQLPADWMETRLQQLHLNGERHRRDFDVKRASEDQSMWMSAGANDDSSKRLLMELLQQKSGQQSTEQAEITRGILFERGFQSGHFSTTNASNRSFNPLLDQDTSLNQAFSVGSYGSNSGFPPQRDHVNEIAGSLDACERLPFQSHSGAFAEPEPVFSSINDASQVHLEARESIVRQAGVATVEGEMPINLLSRHTSLGTGGGSLDSYNDKNDRRDSAAEEIPKERVVVTSKRSDNILPKYPPVLRVSSTQEGLSEIASDGLVRGKNSSDAMASEGGRREVGGNAANQVPSAMTSEKKDGRFRRTASCSDADVSETSFSDMLKSNVKKATAQEAHASEALDATQYARSGKKKGKKGRQIDPALLGFKVTSNRIMMGEIQRIED; translated from the exons ATGGCAGAAGGAAATCTTGATCTTCCTGACGATCTCCTTTCCTCTAAGACTTCTGATCACTCCAAAG GTAATGATGACAACAAGCCTTTCATGGGCCAGCTTGATATTTCCAAAg ATCAACCAATGGTGGACAGCAGCATTCCTTTGTCTCCGCAGTGGCTTTATGTTAAACCAAGCGACACAAAGATG GAACCACGTCCACCAAGCTCTCTGTCACTTGGAAGTTCTGTTGATTCAAGTCAGAAGGACGCTTGGCGTACAGATGTACCTGAGGACAAGAAGGATTGGAGAAGAACGACAATGGAAACTGAGAGCAGTCGCCGGTGGCGTGAGGAAGAGAGGGAAACTGGCTTGCTTGGTCGGAGAGAACGAAGGAAAACCGATCGCCGTGCTGAGCATGACGTTAATAACCGTAATTCTGGGGTTGATACAAGGCGTGATAACAAGTGGTCTTCTAGGTGGGGTCCTGATgacaaggaaaaagaaaatcgCACTGAGAAAAGGATAGATGTAGATAAGGAAGATGTTCATAATGATGGCCAAACATTTGTGGCCAACCATACTGTCTCAGAACGGGAGTCAGATTCTCGTGACAAGTGGCGTCCACGCTATAAAATGGAGGGCAACTCTGCAGCTCCAAGTTCCTATCGAGCTGCTCCAGGTTTTGGACAGGAGAGAGGAAAAGTAGAAGGGTCAAATGTGGGATTTAACTTGGGTCGTGGGAGGTCTACTGGGACTATTATAAGAACTTCCTCTGGGGGTGCAATTGGTGCTTCACCATTTGAGAATTCTGTTCCTGGAAAATCAGGAATCTCGACTGGCATAATCAGTTATCCAAGGGGGAAAGCTCTTGACATATACCGCAGGCAAAAGCTTGGCTCATCTCTTTGTAGCATGCCTGAAAATATGGAAGAAGCTCCCCCAGTTACTCAAGTAATTGCTATTGAACCATTAGCTTTTGTTGTTCCTGATGCTGAGGAGGAG GCTGTTTTCAATGATATATGGAAGGGTAAAATTACTGGTGGTGGTGTTTCTAACAATTCCTTTAGAAAGGGTCAATCAATGGATAATGTCACAG AAACAGGGGATACAGAGCCCAACAATACGAAAATAGGTGCTCCCTCCGCTGATGTCACTGAAGAGACAGTTGATGGGTTGCTGAAAACATCAATACGTGTTGAAGAAGCCAATACCTATAGCTTTGTTTACGAGAACGGTGTCAGGGTCAAGTTTGATG GAGGAGATAATCATGAAGGACAGAAAGACAATCATTCTGAAGCTATCGCCGCAGATGGAAGTTTGTTGACCAGGGAGAGAGCTGATAATAGTGACTGCTTCAAATACATTAGTGGGTCCCAATTTGATATTTCTATGCAGAGCTTACCAGATTCTGGAGCAACCAAGACACCTATCTTTGAGAACAGTCAACATGTTGCTTTTGATGGCAGTTTAAAGGTGTCTGATGATTCAAATTCCGCATTTGTGAAGTCCTCTTCTGAAATCTATTGGAACAACCTTCTAGGAAGGGGTATTCCACCAGAGGAGTTGAGTTTGTACTATCGTGATCCTCAGGGCGAAATCCAGGGGCCATTTCTTGGAGCTGACATTATTTCATGGTTTGATCAGGGATTTTTTGGTATGGACTTGCTAGTTCGCTTGGAAGATGCCCCTGAAGATTCACCTTTCTTTGAACTTTGTGATGTAATGCCGCATTTGAAATTTGAACATGAGCATGTTGGTAACACCAATCTTTCCCAGGCAGAACCATCTGCTGTACTAGAGGGGAAGTTGGATCCTGATTTACGTAGCTCAGCTTCTGTTCCTGAGATGGTTGGATATTCTGCCTTTGATGGTTCGAGCTGGCCGCCATCTGATTTTGATGGCATTGGTGGACATCGTGTTCAGTCAATACCTGATCATCCAGCTCGTCAATTTAAACCTGCATATTTACATAGTGAAGACTTTAACAATTTTGTTGCTCAAGATGAAG AAATTGTGTTTCCGGGAAGACCTGGAAGTGGTGGCAATGCTATTGGAAAAACTTCCACAGGCCTTACTGATCCTTCAAAGATCCACCGTGCAACTCCAAGCGCAATATGTGAGGGTGGAGTTCCAGATCACGAAGGGACATTGCACCCACTTGGTTTATTATGGTCAGAGCTTGAAGGGACTGCAGGAAAGAATGGTCCTATCTTTGACGTTCCTTTTAGAGGAAGTGGGCAGGATCAAGTTCTAAACTCTGGTGCTGCAAGGGTTGGGCCATTTGGTGCCAAGACGGATTCAACCTCCGCTCTGGAGACGTGGACTGATGCTTATAGAAGAAATGCTGGATCTGAACTCAACATATATCATGATGCTATGGATGCCAGCCGCTTGTTGCACCAGGACCATGAATTGAACCGGTTTGAGTTGGCAGACAAGATGTTTCCCCAACAACTTCAGCAACAGCGTCCTCATAATTTGATATCCTCTCATAATAGTCACTTAAATGAAGCTATGATGGAACGTGgcaaaaatcataattcaatacacCAACCACAGTTAGCGAGTCAGACTGGGCAGGATCTGGAACACTTCATGGCGCTTCAGCTGCAACAGCAGAGACAGTTGCTGCAGCTTCAACAACTGCAGCAACAGCAACAGTTCCATCAACAGCAAATGCTAATGAAAGAACAAGAGTCTCATGCTAGGCAGCTGGTTCTTGAACAATTATTGCAGAGACAAGTACATGATCCAAGTCACACACAATCACGTCTTGATGCTATTAGGCATAGCAGTGCTCTGGAGCAGGTGTTGATAGAGCAACAAATTCTGAGTGAACTGCAACAGCGTCCACATCTTCCACCAAGACATGCTGAACCATCTATTGAGCATCTCATTCAAGCAAAGTTTGGTCAAATACCACATCAAGGGCCTCAAAATGATTTAATGGAGCTCCTATCACGGGCAAAACATGGACAATTGCACCCTTTGGAGCATCAAGCCCTTCAACAAGAACAAGCACATGAGAGGTTAAGACAGCGATTGGAAATGGAGGAAGACAGACAGATTGGTGCTGTCTGGCCTGCTGATGAAACTGGTCAGTATCTAAGAAATTCAGGTGTTGCTCGTCGAGCAAACTCTGGATTTGGTTCATTAGATATTTATCAACAGCAACAGATGCCCCCTGCAGAAGAGCATGTTAGTCATCTGCAAAGGAATTTGTCAATGCAGGATAGAATTCAGCGGGGTCTCTATGACACTGGATTTCTGCCTTTGGAACGGACGATGTCAGTACCTGGTGGTGGTCCTGGTGTTAATTTGGATGCCATAAATCCTCTAGTGCGCGCACAAGGTTTAGAAATGCAAGATCCAAATTCAAGAATGCACTCAGCTGGTCATATGCCTGGTTTCTCGTCTGGCATCCACTTGCAATCTCCTCACCGTCCTCTATTTTCAAGTCAATTTCATGCTCCAAATGTAGATACAATTGAAAATCATTGGTCCGAAAGAAATGGTCAGTTACCAGCTGATTGGATGGAAACTAGGCTGCAGCAACTACATCTCAATGGTGAGAGGCATAGAAGGGATTTTGATGTCAAGAGGGCTTCTGAAGATCAAAGTATGTGGATGTCAGCTGGTGCTAATGATGACAGTTCAAAGCGATTACTTATGGAACTGCTCCAGCAAAAATCTGGTCAGCAGTCAACTGAGCAAGCAGAAATTACCAGAGGGATTTTGTTTGAGAGGGGCTTTCAGTCTGGTCACTTTTCTACGACAAATGCTTCAAACCGTTCATTCAACCCTCTTTTGGACCAGGATACAAGTCTAAACCAAGCTTTCTCTGTTGGGTCATATGGTTCTAATTCAGGTTTTCCACCACAGAGAGATCATGTAAATGAGATTGCCGGTAGTCTTGATGCTTGTGAGAGATTGCCCTTCCAATCTCATTCTGGAGCTTTTGCTGAACCTGAACCTGTCTTTTCCAGCATCAATGACGCCTCTCAG GTACATTTGGAGGCTCGCGAAAGTATCGTTAGGCAAGCTGGTGTGGCGACTGTAGAAGGGGAAATGCCAATTAACTTGCTCAGCAGGCACACTTCACTTGGGACTGGAG GTGGAAGTCTCGACTCCTACAATGACAAGAATGATAGAAGGGATTCAGCTGCGGAGGAAATTCCTAAGGAACG GGTGGTTGTGACATCAAAAAGGTCGGATAACATCTTGCCGAAGTACCCACCTGTATTGCGCGTTTCTTCTACCCAGGAGGGTCTATCGGAGATAGCTTCTGATGGCCTTGTGAGAGGCAAAAATTCTTCAGATGCCATGGCTTCTGAAG GGGGTAGGAGGGAAGTGGGAGGTAATGCAGCAAATCAAGTTCCCAGTGCTATGACGTCTGAAAAGAAAGATGGGCGTTTTCGACGAACTGCATCTTGTAGTGATGCTGATGTCTCAGAGACATCATTCAGTGATATGCTTAAGAGTAATGTTAAGAAGGCAACAGCTCAGGAGGCACATGCATCAGAGGCATTGGATGCAACACAGTATGCCCGTAGTGGTaagaagaaaggaaagaaaGGAAGACAAATTGATCCTGCTCTTCTTGGTTTCAAGGTTACAAGCAATCGCATCATGATGGGTGAGATACAACGGATAGAAGATTAG